A window of Lonchura striata isolate bLonStr1 chromosome 2, bLonStr1.mat, whole genome shotgun sequence genomic DNA:
GGCCTTGAAGGACTGGGGGCCTTACTGAGTAATATAGATGTACGTGTTCAGCTCTTATTGTGTAAATGTTAAtcagttctttttttctttttcattttatttctgttatgaACCCATAGTTATGTGCATAAAAAGTAACTAGATTAAGTGAAAGTTTTTTCTTGTGTCAGGGGAGCTTAAGGTAAAGAACTGACAGATGTTACTCCACAAAGTGATGATGAGTTGTCAAAACGGCTGGACAACTTAGATGAGGTGTTGAATATCCACCACAGATACAGCTGCTGGTACTCTACTAGAGTTTTGCTAaaccttccttttatttatCACACTCCTCAATTCCTTCCTATTATTCTTTATTATCAAGAATATTTGCCTTAAATCTACCAAATTACCTCACTTTTTGTCAGGGTAAGTTAGGAGCAACTCTGTTGGGGGCAAATTCAGTGTGAAATTCTTATTAACTCAAAATGAAACTgaatatttcttaatatttatttGCACCTGAAGATGGCTCTGGTGTTTCAGTCGGTTGCCATGAAACTTGATTGGAAGCAGAAGAAATGTGTTTATCATAGGGAATAAGCAATTGGAGAACCTATGAAAGAAAGATCCTTTTGTCTTGCAAAGATTCTTGATAGTAAAGAAGCAGATAATGGAAATTCTGAACAGACAGACAGGAGGAACAGAATTCTTTTTAGACGCTTACGGAGTGTTTTGTCCAGCAGCCACTCCAGAAAACTTTAAGTAGCtgaattagagtaataaaaactgaaaacttAGTATTTGTCTTAATATTTAGCACAGCAAGCTCAGCTCCACATTGAGAACACATTGCAGAAGTCATGTTGTAAGACTGGAATTTCCCTACCTCACCTGTGGGAGGTCAGCCTTATAAATTTTTTatatgaaatttaaatttagTGCAATGctcagaaagattaaaaaataaagaatacaGCAGATAATATCATCTTGGGTTGCTCTGCGGGTTGTCTCATGCTGGGAAATGTGGAGCTCTGTCCCACTCACCCAGCTTTCCATGTGTCCTAGATTCAGACGAGTCGCCAGTGGCGAGAGAGCGCAATGTGATTGTGCACACAAACCCAGAATTCTCTGGCTCCAGCAACAGGAGGTTGGGGACCCGGGACTCGGAGTGCCAAACGGAAGAAATCCTGATAGCTGCTCCTTCCCGGCGACGGATCCGTGCCCAACGGGGGCAAAGCGTAGTTGCATCCCTCTCCCACTCCACTGGCAACATCCTGGTGCTGGCAGACAACGGGGATGCGGTCTTTGCTGCTACTGTGAGCAACCGCATCCGCTCGCGGAGCCTTCCCCGAGAGGGCGCCCGGGCCAGCGAGGGCCATCAGGATGCCACCACCAAGAATGCAGGGTATGAAGCAGAGCACTTCCTAGCTGGTCAGGAAAGGATCCCAAAAAAGGGGAAGGAGATCAAGCAGGGTTCGCAGGAGTGCCAGCCCATTGGTTTAACATGTCCTCAGCACCTGCATAGCCCCGAACACAGCATCAGTGAGAGGGGGAGATCGCGACTGTCAAGGATGGTCGATTCAGGCAGCTGTGAAATTTCATCCAACTCAGACACCTTTGGGAGCCCAGTTCACTCCATCTCCACAGCAGGAGTCCTGCTCAGCAGCCACATGGACCAGAAAGATGACCACCAGTCCTCCAGTGGCAACTGGAGTGGGAGCAGCTCCACGTGTCCCTCTCAGACATCTGAAAtcattcctcctgctgcctctcctccaCTGACAGGCTCTTCACACTGTGACTCCGAGCTGTCTCTCAATACTGCTCCCAATGCCAATGAAGACTCCAATGTCTTCACAGAGCAGTTTGGTGACCACACAGACAAAGTCAGGGGCCACAGGGCAAGCTCCTTCACATCCACTGTGGCGGATTTACTGGATGACCCCAACAACAGCAACACAAGTGACAGTGAGTGGAACTACCTGCACCATCACCATGACGCCTCCTGTCGCCAGGATTTCAGCCCTGAGCGCCCAAAGGCAGACAGCCTGGGATGTCCCAGCTTTACCAGCATGGCCACCTATGACAGCTTCCTTGAAAAGACCCCCTCTGACAAGGCAGACACTAGTTCACACTTTTCTGTGGATACTGAAGGATACTATACCTCCATGCACTTTGACTGTGGTCTGAAGGGTAATAAAAGCTATATTTGCAACTATGCAGCCCCAGGCTCTGAGAGTGGCCAGACCGGGAGCATGACTTCCAGCCTAgctgactgtgcctggcaggaCTGCGTGAGCCACAGGAGGCAGGCACGGCAGTGCATCTCACTGAAGAAACCAAAGGCAAAGCCAGCCCCACCAAAACGCAGCTCATCTTTGAGGAAATCAGAGGGCAGCACCGACCTTCCTGACAAGAAAGAACCAAAGATCGGTGGTGGGCAGCATGTCTCTCACACTGCCAGGGAGATGAAGCTGCCCCTTGAATTTTCAAACACACCTTCCCGAGTGGAAGGCCCCAACCTGCCAGCCAAGCAGGAGATTCCCTGGCCAAACCAGGATGATGGCGGGTTAAAGGACGCTCCATTTGACACCGCCAGTATCCCTCCCTTTAAAGATGAAGGTGCTGAACAACCTCACTATGCAGACCTCTGGCTTCTGAACGACTTGAAATCTAGCGATCCTTACAGATCCTTGTCCAATTCAAGCACTGCTACGGGTACTACagtcatagagtgcatcaagtCACCAGAGAGCTCTGAATCCCAGACATCTCAGTCTGGATCACGAGCTACAACCCCATCCCTCCCCTCTGTTGATAATGAGTTTAAGCTGGCCTCCCCAGAGAAGTTGGCAGGGTTAGCCTCACCCTCCAGTGGATACTCCAGCCAGTCAGAGACGCCCACCTCTTCTTTTCCGACAGCTTTCTTTTCAGGACCATTGTCTCCAGGGGGGAGCAAAAGGAAGCCAAAAGTTCCAGAGAGGAAGTCATCGCTGCAGCAGCCACTCTCAAAAGATGGCACTGCCTCAGTGAGCAAAGACCTCGAACTTCCGATTATACCTCCTACTCACCTTGACCTAAGTGCTCTTCACAATGTCTTGAGCAAGCCCTTTGCTCACAGGCACCAGCTGCATACCTTTAGCCACAGCAAACAGAGCGCAGTTGGGgaagccctgcagcccagccctccaTCTGCCCTTGCCATCACACCCTCCGTGCTCAAGTCTGTCCACCTCCGGGCGGTCAACAAGCCTGAAGGAGTGAAACATAAAGGCAGTACCCCAGACCTGCTCTGCATACAGGAGACCACCCTGATGGCAACCGATGTCTCTCCAGGCAAAATGAGGCCGCTCTTAGCTAAGAAACCAGTATCACGTCAGTACTCTACAGATGAGGCCATAATGCTGTACATTGACACTTCCCCAGCAGAAGCAGGCCCTGGAAAGCCACTCTTAGAGAAAAGCTCCTCTTTCAGTGGGCAGACTAGCTGTGAGCGAGACGTTGTAACTTCAGCAAGCACGGGTCTAGTTGAGATTAAACCTGGGAAGGACCAAACACACCTGGCTGCTGAACACTTAGCAGATAGCTCTCTGAATCAGACATGTGCCGTCCCCAGTGACGGCTTTCAGAAGGGCTCAGCTGTCCCCACAAGTGATGATGAAACAAAGAAACCTGTCCAGGGAGCAGAAATAGTGCATGATCTTCAGCAAGTGCAGGCTCAGCAAGAGCTCTCCGTAGGCAGCGAGGGGAAGGTGGAAGCTGCACCTGTGGATGAAAGTCCAGCTCAGGCTGAGGGACCGGCCACCACCCATCAGTTAAAGCACGAACCCGATGTAAGCCACCATGTGCCTGGGAATATCAGCTTTGAAGCGGAGATGGCAACAGTGGATTCACTCAGTGAAGAGGGTTGCAAGCAGGAAAACAATATCACATCAGGTATCCCAACCAAAAGTGCCTCTGATGACAGCAGGGCAGATGAGACAGTGGGCGGCGCTGACGAACCTTCGCTAAAAGGTCAGTTGGGAATCCTTTCTGTGCCATACCCAATCAGGTGGTTTTGGACGGGATGGTAGTGGAGTCAAAGCAGACTGGCACATCAGCTTCTCTCTGTGGGTTTAAGCACAGATCCCCCAAAGTCTGTTATCCGACCAACTAGCCAGTCCACAGCTATTTACACTTTTCCAAAGTATTCAGACTGTATTTGTGATATTTATTTCCTCCTTTGTGCTGCATTTCAGCTGAAAAGATAAAAGGGaggagccctggccctgggtacAGGAGAGTTTGATTATCACAGCTATGCTGTAAGTGGGAGCTCCTGTGTTCA
This region includes:
- the NHS gene encoding actin remodeling regulator NHS isoform X5, with protein sequence MPFAKRTVEPQRLCRRQPAASVLEESWGAEPPPPPRDPPPEEPGTASEGAEAAGGGEKEAAAVLMVLDLCSVSNVALSRILRQLSDVARHACTLFQEVEADIQGTHRRVRALHGRIAGLQGAVRGLDPKQEAVPVSNLDAESKLSVYYRAPWHQQRNIFLPSTRPPCVEELHHHAKQHLRALRREHRSRGDNREQKVQGPIAVVAPPFPPFPAICSQKRQAKDRHFLPFNSTRSPSPIECCHMTPWSRKSHPPEDEDTDVMLGQRPKNPIHNIPSTLDKQTNWSKALPLPTPEEKMKQDAQVISSCIIPINVTGVGFDREASIRCSLVHSQSVLQRRRKLRRRKTISGIPRRVQQEIDSDESPVARERNVIVHTNPEFSGSSNRRLGTRDSECQTEEILIAAPSRRRIRAQRGQSVVASLSHSTGNILVLADNGDAVFAATVSNRIRSRSLPREGARASEGHQDATTKNAGYEAEHFLAGQERIPKKGKEIKQGSQECQPIGLTCPQHLHSPEHSISERGRSRLSRMVDSGSCEISSNSDTFGSPVHSISTAGVLLSSHMDQKDDHQSSSGNWSGSSSTCPSQTSEIIPPAASPPLTGSSHCDSELSLNTAPNANEDSNVFTEQFGDHTDKVRGHRASSFTSTVADLLDDPNNSNTSDSEWNYLHHHHDASCRQDFSPERPKADSLGCPSFTSMATYDSFLEKTPSDKADTSSHFSVDTEGYYTSMHFDCGLKGNKSYICNYAAPGSESGQTGSMTSSLADCAWQDCVSHRRQARQCISLKKPKAKPAPPKRSSSLRKSEGSTDLPDKKEPKIGGGQHVSHTAREMKLPLEFSNTPSRVEGPNLPAKQEIPWPNQDDGGLKDAPFDTASIPPFKDEGAEQPHYADLWLLNDLKSSDPYRSLSNSSTATGTTVIECIKSPESSESQTSQSGSRATTPSLPSVDNEFKLASPEKLAGLASPSSGYSSQSETPTSSFPTAFFSGPLSPGGSKRKPKVPERKSSLQQPLSKDGTASVSKDLELPIIPPTHLDLSALHNVLSKPFAHRHQLHTFSHSKQSAVGEALQPSPPSALAITPSVLKSVHLRAVNKPEGVKHKGSTPDLLCIQETTLMATDVSPGKMRPLLAKKPVSRQYSTDEAIMLYIDTSPAEAGPGKPLLEKSSSFSGQTSCERDVVTSASTGLVEIKPGKDQTHLAAEHLADSSLNQTCAVPSDGFQKGSAVPTSDDETKKPVQGAEIVHDLQQVQAQQELSVGSEGKVEAAPVDESPAQAEGPATTHQLKHEPDVSHHVPGNISFEAEMATVDSLSEEGCKQENNITSGIPTKSASDDSRADETVGGADEPSLKESSPSDESIMSPLSEESQADTEDVFVSPNKPRTTEDLFAVIHRSKRKVLGRKDSGDLSVRNRLRASSGTSSQPPTSSTLPTSNMPPASNVGTPISSQRSPGLIYRNAKKSNTSNEEFKLLLLKKGSRSDSSYRMSATEILKSPILPKSPGELTADALQSMEESPPTTSPDALSPLSPCSPRVNTEGFSSKNFPMSASSRVGRSRAPPAASSSRYSVRCRLYNTPMQAISEGETENSDGSPHDDRSSQSST
- the NHS gene encoding actin remodeling regulator NHS isoform X3, producing the protein MHYTLPAVSNLDAESKLSVYYRAPWHQQRNIFLPSTRPPCVEELHHHAKQHLRALRREHRSRGDNREQKVQGPIAVVAPPFPPFPAICSQKRQAKDRHFLPSHPPEDEDTDVMLGQRPKNPIHNIPSTLDKQTNWSKALPLPTPEEKMKQDAQVISSCIIPINVTGVGFDREASIRCSLVHSQSVLQRRRKLRRRKTISGIPRRVQQEIDSDESPVARERNVIVHTNPEFSGSSNRRLGTRDSECQTEEILIAAPSRRRIRAQRGQSVVASLSHSTGNILVLADNGDAVFAATVSNRIRSRSLPREGARASEGHQDATTKNAGYEAEHFLAGQERIPKKGKEIKQGSQECQPIGLTCPQHLHSPEHSISERGRSRLSRMVDSGSCEISSNSDTFGSPVHSISTAGVLLSSHMDQKDDHQSSSGNWSGSSSTCPSQTSEIIPPAASPPLTGSSHCDSELSLNTAPNANEDSNVFTEQFGDHTDKVRGHRASSFTSTVADLLDDPNNSNTSDSEWNYLHHHHDASCRQDFSPERPKADSLGCPSFTSMATYDSFLEKTPSDKADTSSHFSVDTEGYYTSMHFDCGLKGNKSYICNYAAPGSESGQTGSMTSSLADCAWQDCVSHRRQARQCISLKKPKAKPAPPKRSSSLRKSEGSTDLPDKKEPKIGGGQHVSHTAREMKLPLEFSNTPSRVEGPNLPAKQEIPWPNQDDGGLKDAPFDTASIPPFKDEGAEQPHYADLWLLNDLKSSDPYRSLSNSSTATGTTVIECIKSPESSESQTSQSGSRATTPSLPSVDNEFKLASPEKLAGLASPSSGYSSQSETPTSSFPTAFFSGPLSPGGSKRKPKVPERKSSLQQPLSKDGTASVSKDLELPIIPPTHLDLSALHNVLSKPFAHRHQLHTFSHSKQSAVGEALQPSPPSALAITPSVLKSVHLRAVNKPEGVKHKGSTPDLLCIQETTLMATDVSPGKMRPLLAKKPVSRQYSTDEAIMLYIDTSPAEAGPGKPLLEKSSSFSGQTSCERDVVTSASTGLVEIKPGKDQTHLAAEHLADSSLNQTCAVPSDGFQKGSAVPTSDDETKKPVQGAEIVHDLQQVQAQQELSVGSEGKVEAAPVDESPAQAEGPATTHQLKHEPDVSHHVPGNISFEAEMATVDSLSEEGCKQENNITSGIPTKSASDDSRADETVGGADEPSLKESSPSDESIMSPLSEESQADTEDVFVSPNKPRTTEDLFAVIHRSKRKVLGRKDSGDLSVRNRLRASSGTSSQPPTSSTLPTSNMPPASNVGTPISSQRSPGLIYRNAKKSNTSNEEFKLLLLKKGSRSDSSYRMSATEILKSPILPKSPGELTADALQSMEESPPTTSPDALSPLSPCSPRVNTEGFSSKNFPMSASSRVGRSRAPPAASSSRYSVRCRLYNTPMQAISEGETENSDGSPHDDRSSQSST
- the NHS gene encoding actin remodeling regulator NHS isoform X2, which produces MTEGPHNAVSNLDAESKLSVYYRAPWHQQRNIFLPSTRPPCVEELHHHAKQHLRALRREHRSRGDNREQKVQGPIAVVAPPFPPFPAICSQKRQAKDRHFLPSHPPEDEDTDVMLGQRPKNPIHNIPSTLDKQTNWSKALPLPTPEEKMKQDAQVISSCIIPINVTGVGFDREASIRCSLVHSQSVLQRRRKLRRRKTISGIPRRVQQEIDSDESPVARERNVIVHTNPEFSGSSNRRLGTRDSECQTEEILIAAPSRRRIRAQRGQSVVASLSHSTGNILVLADNGDAVFAATVSNRIRSRSLPREGARASEGHQDATTKNAGYEAEHFLAGQERIPKKGKEIKQGSQECQPIGLTCPQHLHSPEHSISERGRSRLSRMVDSGSCEISSNSDTFGSPVHSISTAGVLLSSHMDQKDDHQSSSGNWSGSSSTCPSQTSEIIPPAASPPLTGSSHCDSELSLNTAPNANEDSNVFTEQFGDHTDKVRGHRASSFTSTVADLLDDPNNSNTSDSEWNYLHHHHDASCRQDFSPERPKADSLGCPSFTSMATYDSFLEKTPSDKADTSSHFSVDTEGYYTSMHFDCGLKGNKSYICNYAAPGSESGQTGSMTSSLADCAWQDCVSHRRQARQCISLKKPKAKPAPPKRSSSLRKSEGSTDLPDKKEPKIGGGQHVSHTAREMKLPLEFSNTPSRVEGPNLPAKQEIPWPNQDDGGLKDAPFDTASIPPFKDEGAEQPHYADLWLLNDLKSSDPYRSLSNSSTATGTTVIECIKSPESSESQTSQSGSRATTPSLPSVDNEFKLASPEKLAGLASPSSGYSSQSETPTSSFPTAFFSGPLSPGGSKRKPKVPERKSSLQQPLSKDGTASVSKDLELPIIPPTHLDLSALHNVLSKPFAHRHQLHTFSHSKQSAVGEALQPSPPSALAITPSVLKSVHLRAVNKPEGVKHKGSTPDLLCIQETTLMATDVSPGKMRPLLAKKPVSRQYSTDEAIMLYIDTSPAEAGPGKPLLEKSSSFSGQTSCERDVVTSASTGLVEIKPGKDQTHLAAEHLADSSLNQTCAVPSDGFQKGSAVPTSDDETKKPVQGAEIVHDLQQVQAQQELSVGSEGKVEAAPVDESPAQAEGPATTHQLKHEPDVSHHVPGNISFEAEMATVDSLSEEGCKQENNITSGIPTKSASDDSRADETVGGADEPSLKESSPSDESIMSPLSEESQADTEDVFVSPNKPRTTEDLFAVIHRSKRKVLGRKDSGDLSVRNRLRASSGTSSQPPTSSTLPTSNMPPASNVGTPISSQRSPGLIYRNAKKSNTSNEEFKLLLLKKGSRSDSSYRMSATEILKSPILPKSPGELTADALQSMEESPPTTSPDALSPLSPCSPRVNTEGFSSKNFPMSASSRVGRSRAPPAASSSRYSVRCRLYNTPMQAISEGETENSDGSPHDDRSSQSST
- the NHS gene encoding actin remodeling regulator NHS isoform X1, which codes for MPFAKRTVEPQRLCRRQPAASVLEESWGAEPPPPPRDPPPEEPGTASEGAEAAGGGEKEAAAVLMVLDLCSVSNVALSRILRQLSDVARHACTLFQEVEADIQGTHRRVRALHGRIAGLQGAVRGLDPKQEAVPVSNLDAESKLSVYYRAPWHQQRNIFLPSTRPPCVEELHHHAKQHLRALRREHRSRGDNREQKVQGPIAVVAPPFPPFPAICSQKRQAKDRHFLPSHPPEDEDTDVMLGQRPKNPIHNIPSTLDKQTNWSKALPLPTPEEKMKQDAQVISSCIIPINVTGVGFDREASIRCSLVHSQSVLQRRRKLRRRKTISGIPRRVQQEIDSDESPVARERNVIVHTNPEFSGSSNRRLGTRDSECQTEEILIAAPSRRRIRAQRGQSVVASLSHSTGNILVLADNGDAVFAATVSNRIRSRSLPREGARASEGHQDATTKNAGYEAEHFLAGQERIPKKGKEIKQGSQECQPIGLTCPQHLHSPEHSISERGRSRLSRMVDSGSCEISSNSDTFGSPVHSISTAGVLLSSHMDQKDDHQSSSGNWSGSSSTCPSQTSEIIPPAASPPLTGSSHCDSELSLNTAPNANEDSNVFTEQFGDHTDKVRGHRASSFTSTVADLLDDPNNSNTSDSEWNYLHHHHDASCRQDFSPERPKADSLGCPSFTSMATYDSFLEKTPSDKADTSSHFSVDTEGYYTSMHFDCGLKGNKSYICNYAAPGSESGQTGSMTSSLADCAWQDCVSHRRQARQCISLKKPKAKPAPPKRSSSLRKSEGSTDLPDKKEPKIGGGQHVSHTAREMKLPLEFSNTPSRVEGPNLPAKQEIPWPNQDDGGLKDAPFDTASIPPFKDEGAEQPHYADLWLLNDLKSSDPYRSLSNSSTATGTTVIECIKSPESSESQTSQSGSRATTPSLPSVDNEFKLASPEKLAGLASPSSGYSSQSETPTSSFPTAFFSGPLSPGGSKRKPKVPERKSSLQQPLSKDGTASVSKDLELPIIPPTHLDLSALHNVLSKPFAHRHQLHTFSHSKQSAVGEALQPSPPSALAITPSVLKSVHLRAVNKPEGVKHKGSTPDLLCIQETTLMATDVSPGKMRPLLAKKPVSRQYSTDEAIMLYIDTSPAEAGPGKPLLEKSSSFSGQTSCERDVVTSASTGLVEIKPGKDQTHLAAEHLADSSLNQTCAVPSDGFQKGSAVPTSDDETKKPVQGAEIVHDLQQVQAQQELSVGSEGKVEAAPVDESPAQAEGPATTHQLKHEPDVSHHVPGNISFEAEMATVDSLSEEGCKQENNITSGIPTKSASDDSRADETVGGADEPSLKESSPSDESIMSPLSEESQADTEDVFVSPNKPRTTEDLFAVIHRSKRKVLGRKDSGDLSVRNRLRASSGTSSQPPTSSTLPTSNMPPASNVGTPISSQRSPGLIYRNAKKSNTSNEEFKLLLLKKGSRSDSSYRMSATEILKSPILPKSPGELTADALQSMEESPPTTSPDALSPLSPCSPRVNTEGFSSKNFPMSASSRVGRSRAPPAASSSRYSVRCRLYNTPMQAISEGETENSDGSPHDDRSSQSST
- the NHS gene encoding actin remodeling regulator NHS isoform X4; protein product: MLGQRPKNPIHNIPSTLDKQTNWSKALPLPTPEEKMKQDAQVISSCIIPINVTGVGFDREASIRCSLVHSQSVLQRRRKLRRRKTISGIPRRVQQEIDSDESPVARERNVIVHTNPEFSGSSNRRLGTRDSECQTEEILIAAPSRRRIRAQRGQSVVASLSHSTGNILVLADNGDAVFAATVSNRIRSRSLPREGARASEGHQDATTKNAGYEAEHFLAGQERIPKKGKEIKQGSQECQPIGLTCPQHLHSPEHSISERGRSRLSRMVDSGSCEISSNSDTFGSPVHSISTAGVLLSSHMDQKDDHQSSSGNWSGSSSTCPSQTSEIIPPAASPPLTGSSHCDSELSLNTAPNANEDSNVFTEQFGDHTDKVRGHRASSFTSTVADLLDDPNNSNTSDSEWNYLHHHHDASCRQDFSPERPKADSLGCPSFTSMATYDSFLEKTPSDKADTSSHFSVDTEGYYTSMHFDCGLKGNKSYICNYAAPGSESGQTGSMTSSLADCAWQDCVSHRRQARQCISLKKPKAKPAPPKRSSSLRKSEGSTDLPDKKEPKIGGGQHVSHTAREMKLPLEFSNTPSRVEGPNLPAKQEIPWPNQDDGGLKDAPFDTASIPPFKDEGAEQPHYADLWLLNDLKSSDPYRSLSNSSTATGTTVIECIKSPESSESQTSQSGSRATTPSLPSVDNEFKLASPEKLAGLASPSSGYSSQSETPTSSFPTAFFSGPLSPGGSKRKPKVPERKSSLQQPLSKDGTASVSKDLELPIIPPTHLDLSALHNVLSKPFAHRHQLHTFSHSKQSAVGEALQPSPPSALAITPSVLKSVHLRAVNKPEGVKHKGSTPDLLCIQETTLMATDVSPGKMRPLLAKKPVSRQYSTDEAIMLYIDTSPAEAGPGKPLLEKSSSFSGQTSCERDVVTSASTGLVEIKPGKDQTHLAAEHLADSSLNQTCAVPSDGFQKGSAVPTSDDETKKPVQGAEIVHDLQQVQAQQELSVGSEGKVEAAPVDESPAQAEGPATTHQLKHEPDVSHHVPGNISFEAEMATVDSLSEEGCKQENNITSGIPTKSASDDSRADETVGGADEPSLKESSPSDESIMSPLSEESQADTEDVFVSPNKPRTTEDLFAVIHRSKRKVLGRKDSGDLSVRNRLRASSGTSSQPPTSSTLPTSNMPPASNVGTPISSQRSPGLIYRNAKKSNTSNEEFKLLLLKKGSRSDSSYRMSATEILKSPILPKSPGELTADALQSMEESPPTTSPDALSPLSPCSPRVNTEGFSSKNFPMSASSRVGRSRAPPAASSSRYSVRCRLYNTPMQAISEGETENSDGSPHDDRSSQSST